In Pseudobacter ginsenosidimutans, the following are encoded in one genomic region:
- a CDS encoding ABC transporter substrate-binding protein — MKRTGIIALLTVCALLQAIVSLAQVDTVFNPEPIQDTVIKEKERKRIAFFTPLYLDSAFDATGNYRYAKTFPKFINSGLEFWEGAQLAIDSLRKEGVKIEVMVYDTRSSSKKFNDVLASDEVRDADLLIGHVNVNEAAQLANLAGQLNVPFINANLPNEAGVSNNPNYVMLNSTLFTHCTGIYKFLQRNYSVSNIIVFRKKGATEDRLKSYFEEIEKSTAAIPLKLKYVTLADNYTVANLQQYLDSNKTNVVLAGSLDAAFGLTLAQQLAGLSNSYTTTLIGMPTWDVLDFEKTIYKGIEIIYSTPFYLNPADKLVNATTEHFKSGFYSRPSDMLFRGFETLYHFTHLLLTHGTNLGSSLGDKSYKLFTDFDIQPVLDKSTMTLDYFENKKLYFVKKVDGVVKAVY; from the coding sequence ATGAAAAGAACAGGCATCATTGCATTACTCACCGTATGTGCATTATTGCAGGCTATTGTGTCATTGGCCCAGGTGGATACTGTATTCAACCCCGAGCCAATACAGGACACAGTGATCAAAGAAAAAGAACGGAAACGTATCGCTTTCTTTACACCACTCTATCTCGATTCCGCATTCGATGCCACCGGCAATTACCGTTACGCAAAGACCTTCCCGAAATTCATCAATTCCGGTCTTGAATTCTGGGAAGGCGCACAACTGGCCATCGACTCCCTCCGCAAAGAAGGTGTTAAAATAGAAGTGATGGTGTACGACACCCGCAGCAGCTCCAAAAAATTCAACGATGTGCTCGCCAGCGATGAAGTGCGCGATGCCGACCTCCTGATCGGTCATGTGAATGTGAATGAAGCAGCTCAACTGGCCAATCTCGCAGGACAGCTCAATGTGCCCTTCATCAATGCCAACCTGCCCAATGAAGCAGGCGTGAGTAACAATCCAAATTATGTGATGCTGAATTCCACTCTCTTCACCCATTGCACCGGCATTTACAAATTCCTCCAGCGCAATTACTCAGTTTCCAATATTATCGTTTTCCGGAAAAAAGGCGCCACGGAAGACAGATTGAAATCCTACTTCGAAGAAATAGAAAAATCGACCGCCGCCATCCCCCTCAAACTCAAATACGTTACGCTCGCAGATAATTATACAGTAGCCAACCTGCAGCAATATCTGGACAGCAACAAAACCAATGTAGTGCTGGCAGGGAGCCTGGATGCAGCTTTCGGCCTCACACTGGCGCAACAGCTCGCCGGGCTCAGCAACAGCTATACCACCACGCTCATCGGTATGCCCACCTGGGATGTGCTGGATTTTGAAAAGACCATCTACAAAGGCATCGAGATCATTTACAGCACACCTTTCTATCTCAACCCCGCTGATAAACTGGTGAACGCAACCACAGAACATTTCAAATCTGGTTTCTATTCACGCCCTTCGGATATGCTTTTCCGTGGGTTCGAAACATTATATCATTTCACACACCTGCTGCTTACGCACGGTACCAACCTCGGATCCAGCCTCGGCGATAAGAGCTACAAGCTCTTCACAGACTTCGACATTCAACCGGTGCTGGACAAATCCACCATGACCCTCGACTATTTTGAGAACAAAAAACTTTACTTCGTTAAGAAGGTAGACGGCGTAGTGAAAGCGGTGTACTAA
- a CDS encoding ligase-associated DNA damage response exonuclease, whose translation MPLIEFSDKGLFCRQGNFYIDPWRPVDYAIITHAHSDHARWGMKHYLCHTQCKPLLQLRLGDNDYQTLEWEQTIFINGVIVSLHPAGHMIGSSQVRLEYKGEVWVVSGDYKVEDDGLSGRFEPLRCDTFITESTFGLPIYKWQPQHMIFQQIQDWVRHCHEANKIPILFAYSLGKAQRLLQCLPEVSPNIYVHGAIYNAQNVLTKAGWALPDVHLVSDATPRSMISGNVVLAPGSADGSPWLKRFGAHEIGVCSGWMQVRGNVRRRNVDAGFALSDHADWPGLLQAIHSTGASKVFVTHGFQAALSRYLTEQGIEAAEVKTEFGDEEEGLAVNENESGSNQPNSAEHDNNDPGNTAEVNKPNSEPDNLST comes from the coding sequence ATGCCTCTCATTGAATTCTCAGATAAAGGTTTGTTTTGCCGCCAGGGCAATTTTTATATCGACCCCTGGAGACCGGTAGACTATGCCATCATCACCCACGCACACAGCGATCACGCCCGCTGGGGGATGAAACATTATCTCTGCCATACACAGTGCAAGCCCTTGCTGCAATTGCGCCTCGGCGACAATGATTACCAGACCCTCGAATGGGAACAGACCATCTTCATCAATGGCGTTATCGTTTCCCTTCATCCTGCCGGTCATATGATCGGTTCCTCACAGGTACGGCTGGAATACAAAGGCGAAGTGTGGGTGGTAAGCGGCGATTATAAAGTGGAGGACGATGGCCTCAGCGGCCGCTTCGAGCCGCTTCGCTGTGATACCTTCATCACAGAATCCACTTTCGGTTTACCCATCTACAAATGGCAGCCACAGCATATGATCTTTCAACAGATCCAGGACTGGGTCCGTCATTGCCATGAAGCCAATAAAATTCCCATCCTCTTTGCATACAGCCTGGGCAAGGCACAACGATTGCTGCAATGTCTTCCGGAAGTGAGCCCCAACATCTATGTACATGGCGCCATCTACAATGCACAAAATGTCCTGACCAAAGCAGGATGGGCCCTGCCGGATGTACACCTGGTGAGCGATGCCACTCCCCGCAGCATGATCTCCGGCAATGTAGTACTCGCTCCGGGTAGCGCCGACGGATCGCCCTGGCTCAAACGGTTTGGCGCACACGAAATTGGCGTATGCAGCGGATGGATGCAGGTGCGAGGTAATGTCCGCAGACGCAATGTGGATGCAGGCTTCGCACTGAGTGATCATGCCGACTGGCCGGGATTGTTACAGGCTATCCACTCCACCGGCGCCTCCAAAGTATTTGTGACCCACGGCTTCCAGGCAGCTCTCAGCCGCTACCTCACAGAACAGGGCATCGAAGCCGCAGAAGTGAAAACAGAATTTGGAGACGAAGAAGAAGGACTTGCAGTCAATGAAAACGAATCCGGATCAAACCAGCCAAACAGCGCGGAACACGATAACAACGATCCCGGAAATACAGCAGAAGTAAACAAACCGAACAGCGAACCAGATAACCTTTCAACTTGA
- a CDS encoding ATP-dependent DNA ligase, producing MKAFAQLIQKLGSATATNDKLEALSGYFSGANDKDKVWTIALFSGRRPKRAVNSTLLSQWCIDLINLPAWLFEESYHTVGDLAETIALLLPPATDEAASLPLHVYLEKLVSLAKAPEEEKKAFIVNSWMSMSQEERFVFNKFITGGFRIGVSQKTIVNALARSTGLSDSVIAHRISGNWDPATTPYDSLLSEEAAAADISKPYPFYLAYALEDPLADLGEPHEWQAEWKWDGIRGQIIKRNNQLFTWSRGEELITEKFPEYDTLQQLLPNGIVLDGEILPYDGNRPLPFSILQTRIGRKNVTKKQLQEAPAAFFVYDLLELDGEDFREQPLSVRRQQLENIVIRINHPTLILSPTIAFSNWDELAALRNNARDLGSEGLMLKRLSSFYQTGRKRGDWWKWKIDPLVIDCVMVYAMKGHGRRSNLYTDYTFAVKDGDQLVTFTKAYSGLTDEEFAQVDHFVKNNSLEKFGPVRTVKPELVFEIAFEGIAASNRHKSGVALRFPRISRWRKDKKPDEINTLEDLKKMLELYGK from the coding sequence TTGAAAGCCTTCGCGCAACTCATACAAAAACTGGGCAGCGCCACTGCTACCAACGACAAGCTCGAAGCGCTGAGCGGTTATTTCTCGGGCGCCAACGACAAAGACAAGGTCTGGACCATCGCACTCTTCAGTGGCCGCCGCCCCAAACGCGCCGTGAACTCCACCTTACTTTCACAATGGTGTATCGATCTCATCAACTTACCTGCATGGCTATTCGAAGAATCCTATCATACTGTAGGTGATCTCGCAGAAACCATTGCCCTGCTGCTTCCACCCGCTACGGATGAAGCAGCCTCTCTCCCGCTTCATGTGTATTTAGAAAAGCTGGTAAGCCTTGCAAAAGCACCTGAAGAGGAAAAGAAAGCGTTCATCGTGAACAGCTGGATGAGCATGAGCCAGGAAGAAAGGTTTGTGTTCAATAAATTCATCACCGGAGGTTTCCGCATCGGCGTATCACAAAAGACCATCGTGAATGCACTGGCACGCAGCACCGGCCTCTCCGATTCCGTTATTGCCCATCGCATCAGCGGCAACTGGGATCCGGCCACCACGCCCTACGATTCTCTTCTCAGCGAAGAAGCTGCAGCAGCAGATATCTCGAAACCTTATCCATTCTATCTCGCCTACGCGCTCGAAGACCCACTCGCCGATCTCGGTGAACCTCATGAGTGGCAGGCTGAATGGAAATGGGATGGCATACGTGGACAGATCATCAAGCGCAACAACCAACTCTTCACCTGGAGCCGTGGCGAAGAACTGATCACGGAGAAATTTCCCGAATACGATACCCTTCAGCAACTATTACCCAACGGCATCGTACTCGACGGCGAGATCCTTCCCTATGACGGTAACCGGCCATTACCATTCAGTATTCTTCAAACCCGCATCGGCCGCAAGAACGTTACCAAAAAACAACTGCAGGAAGCGCCTGCCGCTTTCTTCGTGTATGATCTGCTGGAACTCGATGGCGAAGACTTCCGAGAACAACCTCTCTCTGTTCGCAGACAGCAACTTGAAAATATCGTCATCCGGATCAACCACCCCACTCTGATACTCTCGCCCACCATTGCTTTCAGTAACTGGGACGAATTGGCTGCACTCCGCAACAATGCCCGCGATCTCGGCTCCGAAGGCCTTATGTTGAAACGTCTTTCTTCTTTCTACCAAACCGGCCGCAAGCGCGGCGACTGGTGGAAATGGAAGATCGATCCCCTGGTGATCGACTGCGTGATGGTCTACGCCATGAAAGGTCACGGAAGAAGAAGTAATCTTTACACCGACTATACCTTTGCTGTCAAAGACGGCGATCAGCTCGTCACTTTCACCAAAGCCTATTCCGGTCTCACCGATGAAGAATTTGCGCAGGTGGATCATTTCGTCAAAAACAACTCACTCGAAAAATTCGGACCTGTGCGCACCGTAAAACCCGAGCTCGTCTTCGAGATCGCCTTTGAAGGCATTGCCGCCAGCAATCGACACAAATCTGGTGTAGCCCTGCGTTTCCCACGCATCAGCCGCTGGCGCAAAGACAAAAAGCCCGATGAAATAAACACCCTTGAAGATCTGAAAAAGATGCTGGAACTCTACGGCAAGTAG
- a CDS encoding c-type cytochrome, with product MKKWLVVIFIVISGAAFTRVLDLIPFELVHIPPSPQRLGGDSAKGYQYLTTGDYVKGGIPFSVFVMGMGKDSRNYLHREGKNEKLSHEYTAINAGNGEVLVAPNCLQCHAQVMDDQLYMGLGNSLIDFTQNEKLNIRNLKKVEAWLKLTAPKKYEASRSFIEITKAIGPYLSTEVRGVNAADRLAALLAAHRDPVTFKWIDTPALEIPQQLIPTDVPAWWLLKKKNAMFYNGFGRGDFGKFLMASNLLTVNDTSESREVDSHMPDVLAYIYSLQAPKFPGPIDEALAAEGKVLFDGNCSKCHGTYGDSISYPNLLVPQHIIKTDSLLFTSNYSNPQFVEWFNNSWFTKGDHPAKLEPYAGYIAPPLDGIWITAPYLHNGSVPDLESLLNSKLRPQYWSRDFDQPQYNHNNPGWAYKRHDKPGKKNIYNTDLPGYSNKGHYFGDKLTDKERKALIGYLKTL from the coding sequence ATGAAGAAGTGGTTAGTAGTCATATTCATTGTGATCAGTGGCGCAGCCTTTACAAGAGTGCTGGACCTGATTCCTTTCGAGCTGGTGCATATTCCTCCCAGTCCGCAGCGCCTTGGCGGCGATTCCGCCAAAGGCTATCAATACCTCACTACCGGCGATTACGTAAAAGGTGGTATCCCATTCAGTGTTTTTGTGATGGGGATGGGAAAAGACAGTCGCAATTATCTCCACCGGGAAGGAAAGAATGAAAAGCTTAGTCACGAATACACTGCCATCAATGCCGGTAACGGCGAAGTATTGGTGGCGCCCAATTGTTTGCAATGTCACGCACAGGTGATGGATGATCAGTTGTACATGGGACTTGGTAATTCGCTCATCGATTTTACGCAGAATGAGAAACTGAATATCAGGAACCTGAAAAAAGTGGAGGCCTGGCTCAAACTCACCGCTCCTAAAAAATACGAAGCCTCAAGATCATTCATTGAAATCACGAAAGCCATCGGTCCATATTTATCAACAGAAGTACGTGGCGTGAATGCTGCGGATCGACTGGCTGCATTGCTGGCTGCTCACCGCGATCCCGTCACTTTCAAATGGATCGATACACCTGCTCTCGAAATACCCCAGCAGTTGATCCCTACGGATGTGCCTGCCTGGTGGTTGCTGAAGAAAAAGAATGCGATGTTCTACAATGGATTTGGAAGAGGTGATTTCGGAAAGTTCCTGATGGCATCCAACCTGCTCACCGTGAACGATACTTCAGAATCGCGCGAAGTGGATTCCCATATGCCCGATGTGCTGGCTTACATCTACTCATTGCAGGCGCCAAAATTTCCCGGGCCAATAGATGAAGCACTTGCTGCAGAAGGAAAGGTTTTGTTCGATGGTAACTGCAGTAAATGTCATGGCACCTATGGCGATTCAATTTCTTATCCCAACCTGTTGGTGCCGCAGCATATCATCAAAACAGATTCATTGTTGTTCACCAGCAATTACAGCAATCCGCAATTTGTGGAATGGTTCAACAACAGTTGGTTCACGAAGGGCGATCATCCTGCCAAACTGGAGCCCTACGCAGGATACATCGCACCGCCCCTGGATGGCATCTGGATCACTGCGCCCTATCTTCATAACGGTTCTGTTCCTGATCTCGAATCATTATTGAACAGTAAGCTGAGGCCGCAATATTGGTCGCGCGATTTCGATCAGCCGCAATACAACCACAACAATCCCGGCTGGGCTTACAAGCGCCACGACAAACCAGGAAAGAAAAATATCTACAATACCGATCTCCCCGGTTATAGCAACAAGGGACATTATTTCGGCGATAAACTAACTGACAAAGAGAGAAAGGCTTTGATCGGGTACCTGAAAACATTATAA
- a CDS encoding ligase-associated DNA damage response DEXH box helicase produces MLHSTIGYQVIRRWLDAKQFEPFPFQEEAWQHITQGNSGLVNAPTGFGKTYSVFIGALIDFINRHPENYLTKSKNGLQLLWLTPLRALAKDIGRAMEEAIAELGMNWKVGIRNGDTDVNERQRQKRQMPEVLLITPESLHLLLAQKGYAEVFKNLRIIAADEWHELIGSKRGVQVELAISRIVHVQHQHYGTFCNVWGISATIGNMQEAQDVLLSPVQALSGKQGVQVKAHLKKEVRIESILPDEIENYPWAGHLGLKLVDKVLPILDQSKTTLIFINTRGMAERWYQTLLTAAPELAGAIALHHGSIEQELRIWVEEALHTARLKAVVCTASLDLGVDFRPVETVIQVGSPKGVARFLQRAGRSGHRPGEVSTIYFLPTHSLELVEVAALKSAIAENYIENRDPMLLCYDVLIQYLCTLAISDGFRPDELYREVTSTFCYRDMTEDDFHSVLEFVTTGGSALQQYDEYKKVEIIDGIYRITSRRIAMRHRMHIGTIVSESMLKVKFVHGGWIGMIEEWFISRLTPGEVFTLSGRNLELVGIKDMTVLVKKSNSTKSIVPSWQGGRMPLSANLGKKLREQFNSVFKMQPDGRMVLARAKDIEMRVLQPLFKLQEDLSHVPRANELLIEHIETKDGYHLFVYPFEGRLVHEAMAAVLAYRISRIMPITFSFAMNDYGFELLSDQPIPVDDANVYELFSPENLLTDIQRSANSTEMAKRKFRDIAVIGGLIFQGYPGEQKKARHLQASASLLFNVFSEYDRNNLLIRQAFQEVFDREMEEARLRNMLERIQQSNIIIRFPERLTPFCFPIKVDSLRESLTSEKLEDRVKRMQELGG; encoded by the coding sequence TTGCTACATTCCACCATAGGATACCAGGTGATCCGGCGCTGGCTGGATGCCAAACAATTTGAGCCCTTCCCTTTCCAGGAAGAAGCCTGGCAGCATATTACACAAGGCAATAGCGGCCTCGTGAATGCACCTACCGGTTTCGGAAAAACCTATTCTGTGTTTATCGGCGCATTGATCGATTTCATCAACAGGCACCCCGAGAATTATCTTACCAAATCAAAGAATGGATTGCAGCTGTTGTGGTTAACACCATTACGCGCGCTGGCAAAAGATATTGGCCGGGCAATGGAAGAAGCCATTGCAGAGCTCGGCATGAATTGGAAAGTAGGAATCCGTAATGGAGACACCGATGTGAATGAACGGCAGAGACAAAAAAGACAGATGCCGGAAGTATTGCTGATCACACCTGAAAGTCTGCATCTGTTGCTCGCGCAAAAAGGATATGCCGAAGTTTTTAAAAATCTCCGCATCATCGCCGCAGACGAATGGCATGAACTGATCGGCAGCAAGCGTGGTGTGCAGGTTGAGCTTGCCATTTCACGCATCGTGCATGTACAGCATCAGCATTACGGCACATTTTGTAATGTATGGGGCATCAGCGCTACCATCGGTAATATGCAGGAAGCGCAGGATGTATTGCTTTCGCCTGTGCAGGCGCTGAGTGGCAAACAGGGTGTGCAGGTAAAAGCGCATTTGAAAAAAGAAGTGAGGATCGAATCCATTCTTCCTGATGAAATTGAAAATTATCCCTGGGCCGGGCATCTCGGCCTGAAGCTGGTGGATAAAGTATTGCCGATCCTCGATCAAAGTAAGACCACGCTTATCTTCATCAATACGCGCGGCATGGCCGAGCGATGGTACCAGACTTTGCTCACGGCTGCTCCTGAACTGGCGGGAGCCATCGCTTTACACCATGGCAGTATTGAGCAGGAGCTTCGTATCTGGGTGGAAGAAGCATTGCATACTGCCAGGCTCAAGGCCGTGGTCTGCACTGCCAGTCTCGATCTGGGTGTCGATTTCCGTCCTGTTGAAACCGTGATCCAGGTTGGTTCTCCCAAAGGAGTTGCCCGCTTTCTGCAGAGAGCGGGAAGAAGCGGACACCGTCCGGGTGAAGTCAGCACCATTTATTTTCTGCCCACGCATTCACTGGAACTGGTGGAAGTGGCAGCTTTGAAATCAGCCATCGCAGAGAATTACATCGAGAACCGCGATCCCATGTTATTGTGCTATGATGTGCTGATACAATACCTCTGCACACTGGCGATCTCCGATGGCTTCAGGCCCGATGAGTTGTATAGAGAAGTGACCTCCACTTTCTGCTACCGCGATATGACGGAAGATGATTTTCATTCTGTTCTTGAATTTGTGACCACCGGCGGCTCAGCGCTTCAGCAATATGATGAATACAAGAAAGTAGAGATCATCGATGGTATTTACCGGATCACCAGCCGTCGCATTGCGATGCGACACCGGATGCATATCGGTACTATTGTGAGTGAATCCATGCTCAAAGTGAAATTCGTACACGGCGGCTGGATCGGTATGATCGAAGAATGGTTCATCTCCAGGCTCACGCCGGGGGAAGTATTCACACTGTCTGGCCGAAACCTGGAACTGGTGGGCATCAAAGATATGACGGTACTGGTGAAGAAATCGAATTCCACCAAATCCATTGTTCCCAGCTGGCAGGGAGGCCGCATGCCTCTATCCGCCAACCTCGGAAAGAAACTTCGTGAACAATTCAACAGCGTTTTCAAAATGCAGCCCGATGGCAGGATGGTGCTGGCCCGCGCCAAGGACATCGAGATGCGTGTGCTGCAACCGTTGTTCAAGTTGCAGGAAGATCTGTCGCATGTGCCACGCGCCAATGAACTGCTGATTGAACATATCGAAACGAAAGATGGCTACCATCTTTTTGTTTATCCCTTTGAAGGCAGGCTGGTGCATGAAGCGATGGCAGCTGTGCTGGCTTATCGTATCAGTCGTATTATGCCGATCACCTTTTCTTTTGCCATGAATGATTATGGCTTTGAGTTGCTCAGTGATCAACCCATTCCAGTTGATGATGCCAATGTGTATGAGCTGTTCAGTCCGGAGAATCTTCTTACCGATATCCAGCGCAGCGCCAATTCAACGGAGATGGCCAAACGAAAATTCAGGGATATTGCCGTGATCGGTGGATTGATCTTTCAGGGCTATCCAGGTGAACAAAAGAAAGCAAGACACCTGCAGGCATCCGCGAGCTTACTGTTCAATGTGTTCTCCGAGTATGACAGGAATAACCTGCTCATCCGGCAGGCCTTCCAGGAAGTGTTCGACAGAGAGATGGAAGAAGCCCGCTTACGCAATATGCTGGAACGGATACAGCAAAGCAATATCATTATCAGGTTCCCGGAAAGATTGACACCATTCTGTTTCCCGATAAAAGTGGATAGTTTAAGAGAAAGTTTAACGTCAGAAAAGCTGGAGGACAGAGTGAAGAGGATGCAAGAGCTGGGAGGATGA
- the pdeM gene encoding ligase-associated DNA damage response endonuclease PdeM, with product MQPPVPYSIQQQNLWLSSERCIFWEEEKALILADLHFGKTGHFRKSGIPVPQAVYKQDLQRLIQQIQYFQPQQLIVVGDLFHSRENKELELFRKWRHDLPDINIKLIRGNHDILHDQWYQQSNITVTDNILALNNLFGFVHDPEETDLQTYSDHYFFTGHLHPGIRISGQGRQSLSFPCYYFTSTHCILPAFSEFTGLAMVSPVKGEKVFAIVDKKVMQFH from the coding sequence ATGCAACCCCCTGTTCCATATTCCATCCAGCAGCAGAACCTCTGGCTTTCATCAGAACGGTGCATTTTCTGGGAAGAAGAAAAAGCACTGATCCTGGCAGACCTGCATTTCGGAAAGACCGGCCATTTCAGAAAATCCGGCATTCCTGTTCCCCAGGCTGTTTACAAACAGGACCTCCAAAGGCTGATCCAGCAGATCCAATACTTTCAGCCGCAACAACTCATTGTAGTGGGTGATCTCTTCCACAGCCGTGAAAACAAGGAACTGGAGCTGTTCCGAAAATGGCGGCACGATCTGCCGGACATCAATATCAAACTGATCCGCGGCAACCACGATATCCTGCACGATCAATGGTACCAGCAAAGCAATATCACTGTCACCGATAATATACTTGCACTTAACAACCTTTTCGGATTTGTACACGATCCGGAGGAAACTGACCTGCAAACCTACAGCGATCACTATTTCTTTACAGGTCACCTGCATCCCGGCATACGGATATCCGGGCAAGGCAGACAGTCCTTATCCTTCCCCTGTTATTATTTCACATCCACCCATTGCATCCTCCCGGCCTTCAGTGAATTCACGGGACTGGCCATGGTGAGCCCGGTTAAGGGAGAAAAAGTATTTGCGATCGTTGATAAAAAAGTAATGCAATTCCATTGA
- a CDS encoding histone deacetylase family protein has translation MVAPTLHIAFDPIYAHPLPEGHRFPMLKYELIPEQLMYEGTISSSNLFRPSPCADSIVLHTHEADYLQRLHLQTLSAKEQRHIGFQQSPELTLRELVITQGTIDCCHYALQHGVSLNVAGGTHHAFADRGEGFCLLNDFAVAANYLLHEQLAKQILIVDLDVHQGNGTASIFQNEPRVFTFSMHGAHNYPFHKEQSDLDIGLKDGTNDALYLELLQSNLNTLLHQVKPDFVFFLSGVDILETDKFGKLKVTMQGCKRRDEIVFTALKQQGVPCTVAMGGGYSPDVRTIVEAHCNTFRLAKDIYGLN, from the coding sequence ATGGTTGCACCAACATTACATATCGCTTTCGATCCCATCTATGCACATCCCCTGCCGGAAGGTCATCGCTTCCCGATGCTGAAATATGAACTGATCCCGGAGCAATTAATGTATGAAGGCACCATCAGTTCTTCCAATTTGTTCAGGCCGTCGCCATGTGCGGATTCGATCGTTTTACATACGCACGAAGCTGATTACCTGCAACGATTACATCTGCAAACCCTTTCCGCCAAAGAGCAACGGCATATCGGATTCCAGCAATCTCCGGAGCTAACCCTGCGCGAACTGGTGATCACACAGGGAACTATCGACTGCTGTCATTATGCACTTCAACATGGCGTGTCTTTGAATGTGGCAGGTGGCACCCACCACGCGTTTGCCGATCGTGGAGAAGGGTTTTGTCTGCTGAATGATTTTGCCGTAGCCGCCAATTACCTGCTGCATGAGCAACTGGCCAAACAGATCCTCATTGTTGACCTCGATGTACACCAGGGAAACGGCACTGCCAGCATCTTTCAAAACGAACCCCGCGTGTTCACCTTCAGCATGCACGGCGCTCACAATTACCCTTTCCACAAAGAACAAAGCGATCTCGATATCGGCCTGAAAGACGGCACCAACGATGCACTCTACCTTGAATTGCTTCAGTCAAATCTTAATACGCTTCTTCACCAGGTGAAGCCTGATTTTGTTTTCTTTCTTTCAGGAGTTGACATACTGGAAACAGATAAGTTCGGAAAACTAAAAGTGACCATGCAGGGATGTAAACGAAGAGATGAAATCGTTTTTACTGCGCTGAAACAACAAGGCGTTCCCTGCACAGTAGCGATGGGAGGAGGCTACTCACCAGATGTAAGAACCATTGTGGAAGCACATTGCAATACTTTCAGGCTGGCAAAAGATATTTATGGATTGAATTAA